In Opitutus sp. ER46, the following are encoded in one genomic region:
- a CDS encoding helix-turn-helix domain-containing protein, with amino-acid sequence MDSREPSAQQSRALVAQLKRSQIFRDYEQAFRDTTGLPIALRPIEAFDLPHHGDPKENPFCALMAGSNHSCAACLQLQKKVEEEARLAPRTLKCFAGMCDSAVPVRVGENLIAFLQTGQIMVQSPTKPQFDRAARQLLKWGTEIDVTRLEEAYFQTRVITKKQYESILRLLTIFAQHLSTLSNELMVKEAAAESPPVAKARLFIAEHHAEELSLAQVAQSVNMSAFYFCKMFKKATGMTFTDYLARVRVEKVKNLLLNPHKRVSEAAYEAGFQSLSQFNRVFRRIAGESPSAFRDRLHGAAAKP; translated from the coding sequence ATGGATTCTCGTGAACCTTCAGCTCAGCAGAGCCGCGCGCTGGTCGCGCAGTTGAAGCGTTCCCAGATCTTTCGGGATTATGAGCAGGCGTTTCGCGATACCACGGGCCTGCCGATCGCGCTTCGTCCCATCGAGGCGTTCGACCTGCCGCATCACGGTGACCCGAAGGAGAATCCTTTCTGTGCTTTGATGGCGGGGAGCAATCACTCCTGCGCTGCCTGCCTGCAGCTGCAGAAGAAGGTTGAGGAGGAGGCACGGCTCGCGCCGCGGACGCTGAAATGCTTCGCCGGCATGTGTGACTCCGCCGTGCCCGTGCGGGTGGGGGAGAACCTCATCGCGTTCCTCCAGACCGGCCAGATCATGGTCCAGTCGCCCACCAAGCCGCAGTTTGATCGCGCTGCGCGGCAGTTGTTGAAGTGGGGCACCGAGATTGATGTCACCCGTCTCGAGGAGGCCTATTTCCAGACGCGGGTCATCACCAAGAAGCAGTACGAGTCGATCCTGCGGCTGCTGACCATTTTCGCCCAGCACCTCTCCACGCTGAGCAATGAGCTGATGGTAAAAGAGGCCGCGGCGGAATCGCCGCCGGTGGCGAAGGCGCGGCTCTTCATTGCGGAGCACCATGCGGAGGAGCTGTCCCTCGCGCAAGTGGCGCAGTCGGTGAACATGAGCGCCTTCTATTTCTGCAAGATGTTCAAGAAGGCGACCGGGATGACCTTCACGGACTACCTGGCGCGGGTGCGGGTCGAGAAGGTTAAGAATCTCCTCTTGAACCCGCACAAGCGCGTGAGCGAAGCGGCCTACGAAGCCGGTTTTCAGTCATTGTCGCAGTTCAATCGCGTGTTCCGGCGCATTGCCGGCGAGTCGCCCTCCGCCTTCCGCGACCGGCTGCACGGCGCAGCGGCCAAGCCTTAG
- a CDS encoding SdrD B-like domain-containing protein → MNTIALLAGRLPRWMLVVCAFASLAAASLRATDDAGLVIYRNGDLASYGVAGVPPVTGTFTLSITAPKGPDYTGGKTVTLTNTVLTSPVVENEVALGYVTFGAPTLTFTAAGETKSVEVTVTIPKEALDNEITSGTYSYAVSTTGWGSGVLPGSFRIDAAVDATLPEDGFKPVVSISTPADGSSYTLASGSMTIPFAFSVIVNEGRPMVEAVSASFGPQDGDAASMLPVALTSEGVGTAAVTASGNITVTKAGTYTLLVTGTNSIGTAYASAHYTFTVGETTPPTVTISSPAENSNYTYRTGQAPVEVPLAFVGSSAITTITNLTVTDNGVALTYLPTGLGTATAAGNVTLRYSTAGTHEIVVTATDANGKTATATTHFTVNVVAPTPTVAISTPLNGATLTLPTGFTTLDVDYAFAAASNNGFVVDAVTAVLGTTTLSPTLVNPGTAAVTGSGTLTNLPSGSYTLTVTAKSAGITVTDTVSFTIVPATTLPPKVVINSPADGAVFYRMPCGPAASVPLSFTGTSRTTGAVITGLTATLDGSPVTIQKANLGTASATGTATLSVCSTGTHTVVVTATDIYGTATATHTFKVDVTWPRTLVGEVFFDVDRDGRDDCADFGLSCVTVTLLNASNQVVDTTKTGCNGVYAFVDLVPGLYTVVATAPEGMSLTTCSPLKVRVDCWLEVAPDIGFGLDFAKIKGMTADGNTIGFWKNNLQKADACRTNGTQVSRTDLLRYTCRIEDFAFWPFDCLSLSTATSILSKSSSRPADLLAKQLLASEYNYQNGAYLNGNAQLTFAFLYWGEYVLTNANCYSSTYVLWAKDWFDAYNNSHGGAVNGPSS, encoded by the coding sequence ATGAACACGATCGCCCTACTCGCCGGACGGCTTCCTCGATGGATGCTGGTTGTTTGCGCATTTGCATCATTGGCGGCGGCATCGCTGCGAGCCACGGATGATGCTGGCCTGGTGATCTATCGCAACGGTGATCTGGCAAGCTATGGCGTCGCGGGAGTGCCGCCGGTCACGGGGACATTTACCTTGAGCATCACCGCCCCGAAGGGTCCCGATTATACCGGGGGCAAGACGGTGACGCTGACGAACACGGTCCTGACGAGTCCCGTGGTTGAGAACGAGGTGGCTTTGGGCTATGTCACCTTTGGCGCTCCAACCCTTACCTTTACGGCGGCGGGAGAGACCAAGAGTGTGGAGGTGACGGTTACGATCCCCAAGGAGGCTTTGGACAATGAAATCACCTCCGGGACCTATTCCTACGCGGTTTCGACGACCGGCTGGGGGAGTGGGGTTTTGCCTGGGTCATTCCGGATTGATGCCGCCGTGGATGCGACTCTGCCGGAGGACGGTTTCAAGCCAGTGGTGAGCATCTCGACGCCGGCGGACGGCAGTTCCTACACGCTGGCTTCGGGGTCGATGACCATCCCCTTCGCCTTCTCTGTCATCGTGAATGAAGGCCGGCCCATGGTCGAAGCGGTCAGCGCTTCGTTTGGGCCGCAGGACGGTGACGCGGCTTCGATGCTGCCCGTGGCCCTCACGTCTGAAGGCGTGGGTACCGCTGCGGTGACCGCCTCGGGCAACATCACGGTTACCAAAGCGGGGACGTACACCTTGCTGGTGACGGGCACGAACTCGATCGGGACGGCCTACGCCAGCGCGCACTACACGTTTACGGTGGGGGAGACGACCCCGCCGACCGTCACGATCAGCAGCCCGGCGGAAAACTCGAACTACACCTACCGCACGGGCCAAGCACCGGTCGAGGTACCGCTCGCCTTTGTGGGCAGCAGCGCCATCACCACCATCACGAACCTGACCGTGACCGACAATGGGGTGGCGTTGACCTATCTGCCGACCGGCCTCGGCACCGCTACGGCGGCGGGCAATGTCACGCTGCGTTACTCCACCGCCGGGACCCATGAGATCGTCGTGACCGCGACCGATGCCAACGGGAAGACCGCGACGGCGACGACCCATTTCACGGTCAATGTGGTGGCGCCGACGCCGACCGTGGCGATCAGCACGCCGTTGAATGGGGCGACGCTGACGCTGCCGACAGGCTTCACCACCCTGGATGTCGACTACGCGTTCGCGGCGGCGTCGAACAATGGATTTGTGGTGGATGCCGTGACGGCGGTGTTGGGCACGACGACGCTGAGCCCGACGCTGGTGAATCCTGGTACGGCGGCCGTAACTGGATCCGGCACCCTCACGAACCTCCCGTCCGGCAGCTACACCCTCACGGTCACCGCCAAAAGCGCGGGGATCACGGTGACCGACACGGTCAGCTTCACGATTGTGCCGGCGACGACGTTGCCGCCCAAGGTGGTGATCAACTCCCCGGCTGACGGTGCCGTCTTCTATCGCATGCCCTGTGGACCGGCGGCGAGCGTGCCGCTGAGCTTCACTGGCACCAGCCGGACCACGGGTGCGGTGATCACCGGCCTGACTGCCACCCTGGACGGGTCGCCGGTCACAATTCAGAAAGCGAATCTTGGCACGGCCTCCGCAACCGGTACGGCGACGTTGAGCGTCTGCTCGACCGGAACGCACACGGTGGTTGTCACGGCAACGGACATCTACGGGACGGCCACGGCGACACACACGTTCAAGGTCGACGTCACCTGGCCGCGTACGCTCGTCGGTGAGGTCTTCTTTGATGTGGACCGGGACGGACGAGACGACTGTGCCGACTTTGGGCTGAGCTGCGTGACGGTCACGCTGCTCAACGCGAGCAATCAGGTGGTCGATACCACCAAGACCGGCTGCAATGGCGTCTACGCCTTTGTCGATCTGGTGCCTGGCCTCTACACGGTCGTTGCCACCGCCCCTGAGGGCATGTCGTTGACGACGTGCAGCCCCCTGAAAGTGCGGGTCGACTGCTGGCTCGAAGTCGCGCCGGACATCGGTTTCGGACTCGATTTTGCGAAGATCAAGGGGATGACGGCGGACGGCAACACGATCGGTTTCTGGAAGAACAACCTCCAGAAGGCGGATGCCTGCCGCACGAATGGCACGCAGGTTTCGCGGACGGACCTGCTCAGGTACACCTGCCGCATCGAGGATTTTGCGTTCTGGCCGTTCGATTGCCTCTCGCTGTCCACCGCGACTTCCATTCTGAGCAAGTCTTCATCCCGTCCGGCGGATCTCCTGGCCAAGCAGTTGCTTGCTTCGGAGTACAACTATCAGAACGGCGCGTACCTGAACGGGAATGCGCAGCTGACCTTCGCGTTCCTGTATTGGGGCGAGTACGTGCTGACCAACGCCAACTGCTATTCGAGCACGTATGTGCTCTGGGCAAAGGACTGGTTCGATGCCTACAACAATTCCCATGGCGGCGCGGTGAACGGCCCGTCGTCCTGA